Part of the Roseomonas sp. OT10 genome, ACTGGCCGCAGAAGCGCATGGCCGTGGCCCGTGGCGCCGCCACCGTGACCACCGAGGACAACCGCCGGATCCAGGCGGACACGCTGGTCGGCTACTTCCTGGAGAACCCGCCGGCGCCGCAGACCGCCGCCGCGCGGCCGGCGGCCCGCCCCGGCGCGCCCGCTCCGGCGGCGCGCGCGGTGCCCGGCGAGGGCTCGAAGCTCGACCGCGTGGAGATCTTCGGCAATGTCGAGATCCGCACTGCCGACGAGGTCGTGCGCGGCGACCGCGGCGTCTACAGCCCCGTGACCGGCGTGGCGCGCCTGCTGGGCAATGTCCGCATCACCCGCGGCGAGAACCAGCTCAACGGCTCCGAGGCGATCGTGAACCTGCGCAGCGGCATCTCCCGCCTCGTCTCCGCGCCCGGCAGCCGGGTGCAGGGGCTGGTGCTGCCGCAGTCGGGGCAGGCGCCACCCGGCGGACGGGGCCAGCAGGGCGGCCAGGGCCAGAACCGCGGCGGGGGAGCCACGCGATGAGTGCCGCCGCGGCGAGGGAGAAGGACCTGCGCGTGGTCGCGGAAGGCGGCCTCGTCGCGAAGGGGCTGGGCAAGCGCTACAAGAAGCGGCCCGTGGTGCGGAACGTCTCGCTCAACCTCCGGCGGGGCGAGGCGGTGGGGCTGCTCGGCCCCAACGGCGCGGGCAAGACCACGACCTTCTACATGATGACCGGCCTCGTCCGCCCGGACGAGGGCCAGGTCTTCCTCGACGGCCACGACGTCACGCTGCTGCCCATGTACCGGCGGGCACGGCTGGGCCTGGGCTACCTGCCACAGGAGGCCTCGATCTTCCGGGGCCTCTCGGTGGAGGACAACATCCGCGCCGCGCTGGAGGTGGTGGAGCCCAAGCGCGACCGCCGCGAGGAGATGCTGGACGGGCTGCTGGCGGAGTTCGGCATCAGCCACCTGCGCCGCGCGCCCGCGCTGGCCCTGTCGGGCGGCGAGCGGCGGCGCTGCGAGATCGCGCGCGCCCTGGCGACGCATCCCGACTACATCCTGCTCGACGAGCCGCTGGCGGGCATCGACCCCATCGCGGTCGGCGAGATCCGTGATCTGGTCAAGCACCTGAAGAACCGCGGCATCGGCGTGCTGATCACCGACCACAACGTGCGCGAGACGCTGGAGATCATCGACCGCGCCTATATCCTGCACGACGGCCAGGTGCTGATGGAGGGCAGCCCCCGCGACATCGTGGCGCATGAGGGCGTGCGCCGCGTCTACCTCGGGGAGCGGTTCAGCCTCTAGATGTCCTTCTCCCTCGGTCCCAGGCTCGACTTCCGCCAGACCCAGTCGCTGGTGATGACGCCGCAGCTGCGGCAGGCCATCAAGCTGCTGCAGTCATCGAACA contains:
- a CDS encoding LptA/OstA family protein, which gives rise to MTRSPSPGIPRKGAPRLAVALLAVLLAGPPPRPAAAQSLDMTQGGPTEVTSTDGIEWRQQEQVVIARGNARAIRDGVTLEADRLIARYRNRGGSGGGGAQPTAAQPGENPMSGGEIWRLEAEGNVRISTATDRAQGDRAIYDMDQAVMVLTGRNLQLNTPQDTIRARDSLEYWPQKRMAVARGAATVTTEDNRRIQADTLVGYFLENPPAPQTAAARPAARPGAPAPAARAVPGEGSKLDRVEIFGNVEIRTADEVVRGDRGVYSPVTGVARLLGNVRITRGENQLNGSEAIVNLRSGISRLVSAPGSRVQGLVLPQSGQAPPGGRGQQGGQGQNRGGGATR
- the lptB gene encoding LPS export ABC transporter ATP-binding protein, with the translated sequence MSAAAAREKDLRVVAEGGLVAKGLGKRYKKRPVVRNVSLNLRRGEAVGLLGPNGAGKTTTFYMMTGLVRPDEGQVFLDGHDVTLLPMYRRARLGLGYLPQEASIFRGLSVEDNIRAALEVVEPKRDRREEMLDGLLAEFGISHLRRAPALALSGGERRRCEIARALATHPDYILLDEPLAGIDPIAVGEIRDLVKHLKNRGIGVLITDHNVRETLEIIDRAYILHDGQVLMEGSPRDIVAHEGVRRVYLGERFSL